The genomic stretch CTTCGGCGACCTCGTAATCGACTCTGGGGCGCGCCGTGTGACCCTGCGGGCGAACCCAGTCGAACTGACGAAGACCGAGTTCGACATCCTCCTCTTACTCTCGGAGAGCCCCGGTCGAGTCTGCACGCTTGAGCAGATCTACCGAAACGTGTGGAAGGACGAGTACATCGGCGCCGCCAACACGGTGATTGCCCACATAAAGAACCTCAGGAACAAGCTGGGAGAGAGTCCACGTGACCGCGGTTTCATCGGGACAGTGTGGGGCGTGTGCTACAAGTTCGCCGAGGACTGACCGGGTCCAGAGGAGGAGGCGAGGCGAAGGTGACGCCGGCAAAGAGCATGACCGGGCGCAGGGGTCGGAGAGTCTCGGTCATGGTGAAACTGGCAGCCATTACTCTAGTTGCTCTTGCGGTTGCGCTGGTACTGATCAGCCTGGAGATTGGGCCAGAAACGCGAGTGAGCGAGGATGAATTCCGCCGGGAGTCCGGCGCCATGATCCGCAGCATTCATCGACTGGCCGAGGCCGGGAGGCTCTCAGAGCGGGAAATAGCCCGCGCGGTCCAGGATGTGGCCCCTCGAGTGCCCGGGATCATCAGCACTTCCGCAAGGCATGAGAGCTAACTGGAGTGGAGATGTTGG from Bacillota bacterium encodes the following:
- a CDS encoding response regulator transcription factor; its protein translation is MDSPSDPGDAGRSSRDAARSRTSSGVRDFGDLVIDSGARRVTLRANPVELTKTEFDILLLLSESPGRVCTLEQIYRNVWKDEYIGAANTVIAHIKNLRNKLGESPRDRGFIGTVWGVCYKFAED